The segment AGAACCAGCCAACTGAAGTGTTAAGCCGattgaaatatatatttgaATAGGTTGATACAAATAATTCATTAGCGAAGGGTCATTCATTTACCAAAGTAAATAAAGGTGAATGTGTCCTTTAATCACTTTACGTACTTACTTCACAATGGTAAGATCACATTAAAGTCATATTCATAATGAATTTTCGGGTTTGACATAAGAGTCTGATAACTTATATCGATAGCTTGAGCCAAAATTAGTTTCGAGACACAGTGGAAAGTTACTGCCTTGGGCGAGCCTTGACTTGGGTAACTGGTGAAGTTCCTATacgacttggaactccggttatCGTTTTAAGAACGCACTTATGGTAAATAGATGTCGCTACAGGTCTTATTGACATGGAAATATTCACTGACTATGGATTCTGGTGATATGGCAGTGCACTGGAGTATCGTATCGGTCCAAAGGCAGTAATTtctcacttttaaatttaatgtattcttcaaaaagtttatataagtaggtatttcaaaAGTCCACCAGAAAAGGACgaataaacaatttaataaaatgttataaggAGATGAAGGGTGGCATCGGTAGGCCAGAAGGTTGCAAGTTTAAATTAGGTGTCGGGAAGTTATGGCAGTATTCGATTCGATGAGGAGTGATAATGATCTTGATTGGAATAACGACTTTTTGGTTGAAGAAATAACCTTTTTGATACAGAATTACAGACAGATCGGTATCGAACCGCAATGAAATCTTTGTAGCATTGCTCGAATACGGTAGTTTCAAAATTGAATTTGATTAGTCTTGTTTCgctttgtactaaattaatcagTCGGTCATATTTGTGTGCCCATTATTCAGTTCTTGAGAAATCCTTTCAATATATGGTAAATACACATCCTCAGGAAATTAAGCCCGAAATATGTTGGCAGTCTGGTtctaattaaatatttgaaaatagaTTATACATTTAGTAGTTTGATTGTTGATTGTTTAACTTTTAGTTTATTGGCTTAGCATCTTTGCATACGATTTTCTATgcaaggggtgttataagtttgacgtgtctgtctgtgtgtgtgtctgtctgtctgtctgtgtgtgtgtctgtctgtggcatcgtagctcccgaacggatgaaccgatttagatttactttttttttgtctgaaagctgagttagtcgggagtgttcttatccatgttttatgacataggctacttaaaaatgggggggggggggttgtaTGGATCGTTCCGCAATTTATGAAtataatgcgagcgaagccgcgagaaaaactcatcatcatcataaactTAACAGTTaatctcttgtcggtggagtatttTCCAGCTTTTTCTATTATGTGCCAGCTCTTTGACTCTTTGATACGACACGGCCcctactttttcttttatttggtcCATGTAGCTGCGTCTGGGCTTTCCACGACCTCTCTTACGTCCAAtccagaatagtaataaaaaagTGGTGGGAAAAAACTAGTCGGATATAATTATGCTAACGATTAGACGACGGGCGAGTGACGTCATCATGTCACTATTTTTTATTAACCCTTAATTGAGCACAAGGCGTAGGTATACTAGGTATATGATTTATGACGTTATGTCTAGTTGGTCTCTAACAATCcaaataattttcataaaaatatgtttGGAGAATAGAATAGCTAcgagtaagtatatttattttgtcttTTTCAATATGGTACACATCATGAGAGAGTAAAGGATGACTTAAGGTTATTTAGATcctgtttaaaataatttatttgcgaTACAGACGAACTCCTGATGGAATTTCATATGAAAAAGTCCTTACACTGGAAGAATCCGATCCTTTTTTGCCGGAAAGTCGCACatcatgaaatgaaatgaaatgatttttttttttatgggataggaggcaaacgagcagacaggtcgcctgatggtaagcgatcaccgccgcccatggacacccgaaacaccagaggtgttggaggtgcgttgccggcctttaagatgggtgtacgctcttttcttgaagatttgaaggtcgtatcggtccggaaatactgcaggcgacaattcattccacagtttagctgtgcggggcaggaagtttctggagaaacgcacagttgaggactgccagccatctagatgatgacgattagattattattattattagattattttccaagtaggcatatcacaatgcgcatatgaacgtcaaatgaagctacgccggctctaaccctacgcctcagccgcgagaagatttcagtcccccctcagttggaggggggtatctactatgggaccggcaagaaactctgtgggccacttcttttcaaaacattacatgttataattaacatgcattaaaaaaacaagatacaatttaaaaagcaaaagtattcatcaaaatagtacatttcgatacaagtgcgaaaaagaggaagttcgaaacgagtggcgataaattaaaacacgaccgaagggagtgttttaaatcgacacgagttacgaattccgttttcgcacgtgtatcgaacgacgtttttcagtacagatggacctccgaagtttcgacctgccatataatgaaccacttctcgcactagtgcgtaaaaaaaacaccatctgtactgaaaaaatattaaaagagTACCTAAGAGACTAGATACCTaatctatggaaattaatttcaataaattatacaaagtacaaagctactatgattaataagagatgttagagatgtatagagtctctaagtgtcaacgtacatctaaaaaaagaaaaattatacatgatgaagaaaaaaaaacgaactgatacaaataaaagataactaaaatagctttagagttgtaaaggactcttgatgtctcaacaaaagaaaaaaatatatacagtgaaacctggataagtgagacttcaagggaccacaaaatttatctcacttaaagaggtattccacttattcagggtctcagttagacaggcatagtaaaatgtttgtctcatttacagagggtatcactaatagaggccagaatagagggtatgtcagttatagaggtgataaataaggtgttttgcatatagttattattagttgcatactacttaaaagaaaaggtaaataagccttttctttaaataaaatataagactcTAACGTCTTAAAActtttataggtatattatgaaagtatttttattttttttatttttatgtaataaattatcgagattttagttttaattaaaataaccaagaaaacccttaaactCATCTGAACACAAAAAGGATAAAACGCGTAATTTAAAGATAGgctaagaattattaaaaatatagaagtagattttcaatgaagtccaagttacagaggtcacagattgactgtatctcagatacagaggtaaattcctataaaattcttaacaaaaaattaagtttatatacatttcaaatatagtcttattaacagaggtaaaatacacacACTGTCTTactaatagagggaaatgtgactataaaatcgaaaaggctaatctcacttatagaggtctgttttgtctcactaatagaggtaaatcggtgcgaaagtgtcgggaccacaccttgggtcccaactaaagaggtttctcacttatccaggtcccacttaaccaggtttcactgtatatacttaatctactatttttttccttggagatttatatggtctccaagagtcagaaagtaaataaacaaacaaggaccgaactgATATTCATGAAAGAAGCGTCCATTGACCTTAAATGTATGAGATTTAGCATAGTAGCAAATGTCAATACATGTataattttgaatataaattatttatgttcAACATTAATTATGTATGCGGGTTAGGTTCGTGTTGGCAAAATGTCACAAAAATACCGTATAACATGTACATACTACTTAGTCTAAGAGTAGACGGGCAACTTTGTAACTATTTGCCAACTATTTTTCTGACATAGGTACTCACAAACCACGGAGACAGATTTGATGAAACCTAAGAGTAGTATTTTCTGTATCTATACTATATTTTAACTAACATTTAAAACAGTAGCCCCCAAAAAGTACACCCTGAATACAGCCTGtatgctatttatttactttgtttattcggtaaatgttCGGCATTGTAACGGAACTATTCGGCCAAATacgaacattaaaaaaattgccGAATACTTACCGAATATTTGACACAACTCTAATGTGTTTACTACTCGTATGAACCGGTGACCACTTATTTCCAGATGACAAGCCAACCCCCGAAGCGCTGGCGGCCGCTAAGGCGTTGATTAAGTGTGGGATGACCAAAGGACACCTGAAGAGGGACTACAAAGTAGTGGGTGCCAGGCAACTCATCGCCACAGAGAGTCCGGGCCGCAAGCTGTACCAGGAAATACGCAACTGGCCTGATTGGACCGATAATTTGGATGGCATAAAAAACAATTGAGCAACCAAGAAACTGTAGTTTTAATAAAATGTGAATGTTCTTCCAAGCGCTGTCACATGTGGCAAGTTACGAGCGAGGCGAGTGCGTTACAAGTTCGCCACAAGTGCCCAATGTCCTCGCCGCTAGTGCAcaagggaacttgactgtagttaaaataaaatattttataccacgcacgaaataaagcatcagataattataagaaaaacatggacagaagttatttttaaatccgattgaaatatataaagtaactgagttgaccgtgacgtcactcaattcgatttcatataaattccatattagcaagtcgctcaaattcgttttgacagttcttaaaaagaagctgatttgactaggaggcaagtagcctatgaAGTACCTAGCGCTCTTGCACTATTTTAGAGCGAGATCGTCGAGCACTCGCGGCGAAGTCGCTGTATGCGCATTTTTGTCGCCTTCAACTCTCCAAATGTGATAGCACCATAAAATCAAAACGGGAAAAGCCGGGTTTTTGCTGGGTAGAAGCATGGTTAATATTTGACTTTTATAATATgaacaatattaatattgtattacGTAATGCACAAATAGCCATATCAAATGAACGTCAGTTCATTCAATAAGTATGACCATTGGTCGATTAACTTTTCAGAGAAGTAAGCTCTTTTAAATTTGTGGCTATAATATGCTCTGTGTTTTCTTTGAAATATCTGCTGATGACGGACTATATACATAATACCAGCGAAGAATAAATGTGACACCTTATAAGAAATTACTATACTTCTTCactcaatttaatttattgacaATAAACATACATTACATTACTGTTTACGTTTAGGTACAATCCGTAGGGATAACACATCTCGGCGGGTCAACATCAGTGTTCAAAACGTACCCCTCCTTGCAGTCACAGGCATTAAGTTGACAGAATGTCATACACTCCGCTGCTGGTGTACCAGCTGGATTGGCACAAGTTGGTCTGCAAGGATTGCCACACCCAGTTACTGCATTAGGATCTCCGCCACAGTcaactgaaataaataataattattagacattttttttacacatattgactAAGCCCCGCACTCCGCAGTAAGCTCATAAATATTGTGTTTCGGGTACACACGTTTACAGAGAACGATAGAAATCAGCTATGATTCTGGAACTAATatatgtgttcatcacacaaagaCATGTCTTTCATGGGATTCGGACCCAGGACCGTCGGCGTAGCTGGCAAGGTTACTTTCCATTAAGCCAAACTGGTCGTCATCAAAACAAAGGCTCAAAAAGGCTTGATTACGGGTACGACATATGATCATAACTTGTTCATAAATTACCTTTTGAGTTTATTATGTCTACGTACATacactcacgcctgtatctcataaagaagtaggcagagcatatgaaactacttaagcttcagtgccactcttggcaaaaaaagaggttgaaaaaaaacgaaactgacattgcagtgacattgccagcctctcgcctacgccacaatttaacccgtgtGTTGTACAACGCGCAAGAATCTCTTGAGACTAAACATGGCGTTAAGACGCTGATagcacccaatggccttgacgctagcgtacactgtctaatcgtatgggagtaagtgagagcgccatgtcactaaaagagggcggataggtacgaaaagtgcggaaaaatattaaaataaagaaaaagatgcattatttgtgcaaaatgtttcattagtgttttagatatgtatatatttgttattataatattaactaaagacaactaagtgaataactgaacgacacacaaccgtttaatgacgaactcgagaccaatctttgcaatttttttctatcgagccgatttcattaaatcgtgtatcgagtacagctatgttctttgaaatataatgaataataacatataatttacgggtgtgtaatgattggtataactttttttggtataataacacttgatataacaacatttcgtatatatttaaaggatataatcactcatttgacataattaacatttggtataaccacaaaatatctacttttattttgtataatcattatttcgtataacacttatttataataaccgttatatggtataactatctattgatatacgactagtataatataactagcaaacagtataaaacatttcattaattaattttattattttttgaagggatcacagttctaacctaacctaacctacttttctgatagcagtacatatgttcaAGGGTCACAGTTgtaacctaacttaacctatttttgtggtagcagcgcgttgtgtgtaggggtcacagttctaacctaatctacttttctggtaaatgatggatctaattacTTGTACTTAATCTattgtacaattgttttttattctaactgtgctttagaaagaatttgtgttatacaatttatttattatcggaaataagcattatactcaaagtatgttataataaatgtttttcgaaaaaatgatcactatattaaataagaattgtacaatttgttagtatattatttgttgttatataattcaataattatatcaaatgatcgttataacgactaaaaatatatcaaaaaaaggtATATCGATTGATACGCACccataatttacttgccttactaagactaatagtttgtcttaaaaaaactgcgcaaataacatcaattttacgcaattgggtgttgtcagccccttaatgAAGAGTCAAGAGTCATCAATATATAGTTCGTTACAAATACTTACGGCACGTCTTGGCATCTATACAATCTCCCTTCTCATTCCTCACAAAGCCAGATTCGCAGAAACAGCCGCCTGCGCAGGGCGGCGCTATACTGGGACACACCAGGAGCTTGCCCAGGTCACCACAGGCGGTCGGCCCACATTCACCTTTCAAGCAGTCCGTATATCTTTCGTGGGGTTTAGTGCACTGATCGGCTGAAACATGAGATTGTTAGGAAATGAAATTACTAAAGTcgtaataattatttttcaaactATTTTGTCTCAATTTTCATTTCAAACCAATGACTTCATTATTACTACGCGTATTTTAGAATAACTTACCAACATCATCAAGTGTTTGGGCTGTCACCACAGAAATAATaacacatataataaatacaaaacgaGACATGACGTCGGCCGCGGCTTCCTCGATCAAATGGTCGACGAGAATAATGTTATTAAAAACTTGATTATTCTGTATATACTTACAGCATCGTGACTTTGTATAGAATATTTTCCACGCAGTTTTTTAACATATCATACTTAACTCATATTCAAGGCTAGAAGCTATTTATATCAGACACATAACATACTAAACGAattgggacttaatcgcgtatgactgcaatttaaaattattatgtgtaataatcgtgagaGTTTTAAATCAGTGTCATACTTAACGAATACTAGAGTAAAACATTAGACTTGTCTGTTCTAACACAGTCTACgacaccacacctcggacattggcgatcaaaatatatatgaaagaggcgcgttcctagcacacagtctaggctcgtgtaggtgaacgcgttccatgcttgtatgagtgaaatatgacaggtcactgttcgcgtttttgacaggtggtaactgtgaggtaaccgggaGGGGGGTGGGcgccactttcagcggggagcaggagtggccatactgtacgctagtactctttattataccgtGACGACACTGAGGACGATTTTTATATCTAGTAATATATACTATTATCAAAGGCTTTAATAAAATTCGAAAGTAGATGCCAAACTGTTTATTATTAGTTTAGGTTGCACAAATATTATAAGTACACAGTCCTAAACTAAATAAGCAAAGACTAGTACGTGTTTAAAAAATATCCAGctataaacataatatttatcATGATTTGATATTATGATGCTACCTGCTAGatgaatatcgtcactacttttaaaaaaacttgtatcttcgtctgtcaatgaaaagaaaattgtagtaagtatgtatggaatgcatatagacttactgcgttttaactttaaggagcagcgtgagatacaagattttttcaaggtagtgacgatatgctgaTTAATAACTGGTGCAATACTGTAATTTCAAATCATAATTAAATctaatacagatgtagtgcacaATAGTTTCCAATAGCATGTTTTCGAAAACTATCAAGTttatcatgctagttcagttaaCGTCATTTCTTCATGAAGATGGCGGAAATAGCATGATTGTTTCCGTGAAAATGCGAATGTACTAATAAAGCTTAGATATGTTTTACTCCTGAAGCCGGACAAAAATAAACAAGCACGAGAATTAATCTGTATGAACTTACAAGTAGCAAAACCAAAGTGcacataataatttcaaaaaaattttggtCTGTGGTCTTAATAGTGAATAAGATCTTTGTGGCCTTACATTTTCCGCTTTGTGGCTAgacatacttacctacttaattttatattttaaataagtgaattatttttttaaatacatactgCACAATGGTACGAGTCACTCTTCATCTTGCAACTCTAGACGGACTTCATACTGTGAACGATACCAGATCCACCAGCCGAGAGCATGCCGCGTCGCCGCCGAAACGATCCAGCAGTAATAACATACCTAGGATAAATCAAAGTCTTGTTACTGCTCCTACGTATAGGTAAATTTACCCTCAGTAGGTAGAGGTACAAGGTAcaaaaatacagaaaaaagataaaacaaatgattataaatagaggcagacaacaggcggtcgtATTAGGAATTTGCCCAACAGCGAAAAaccataatattgtattttacgaagcatcatcctccttgcgttatccaggcatttgccatggctcatgggagtctggggtccgctttgacaactaatcccaagatttggcgtaggcactaatttttacgaaagcgactgccatctgaccttctaacccgacgggtaaactagaccttattggaatcagtccggttttctcacgatgttttccttcaccgaaaagcgactggcaaatatcaaatttatGTACATTACGAAGCATAAActcttttaattattaaatcgATTAAGCGACTTGAAAAAGTAAAGACACTTTCGCATTACTATCGTACTATCCTTTCTTGTCCCGGCGTCGCATGGGAAAAAATGATTCGCGGTTATTTCCATTAGACTTACGTATATTGACCGTGATATAGACCACGATTAGCTTTGATTTTTGCCGacctcccgatatttcgacgcactAAAAGGAAATTAGCCtattgtcacacctcggacactggcgatcaaatataattatgaaagaggcgcgttcctagcacacagcctaagctcgtgtaagtgaacgcggactatgcttgtatgagtggaatatgacaggtcgactgttcacgcTTTTaataggcggtaactgtgaggtaaccgagaggggatgggcggcactttcagcggggagcgggagtggccatactgtacgatactctttattatactgtgctattgtATTGTTTcaatctaaccacaaaaatcCTCAACCAATTTTACCCTTCCTCAAAAATATCCAATAGAGATTAATCCAATTACTTAGTCGCTTgtgagtttatcgcgaacataGTCAGGGGCGGCGGCGGTGGGTTTTGTTGGGTTAGAGTCAGAAATTTCGCATTGTCCTATAGATCAGTTAAATGTGTCTTGTTTTGGGTATCTTTTGTTTCCACCGCGGTAATAGAAGTAAACAAAACGTTCAGGGCTGAAAATTTTCCACTGAAACTCCAGTGAAAAGTTAATAGCTACTCTTGTTAAACGTAAACAGCCAGGGCAATTAACCAATCATTATTATCGTAGTTAATGATTTAGACCCAAAATTTTAGAGCGTTCAGCCATTGTAATAATCAGAACGACGGTAGTTCAAGAGAGAACTAATTGATTATGACGTTGGAAACGAATTAAATTGAATATAAAtactactattactactactacttcactggctcagccaATCAAAAAgggtcttggcctccgacacatgAGATCGTCACACCCTATCCTGCGccctgcgccacttcacgccagttgggtacactGGGTGAGGACATGTATTTTAGTCAGTAATATCAATAAACCGACCGGAGGGCAGCAGAGTTAGAGGCAAGCCCAAGCTCAGATGGTTAGACGGCGTATACCAGGACATCAGGACCCTAGGAGTGACAAGTTGGAGAAGGAAGGCCACAAATAGATCGGACTGGAGAGACCTGCTTGACCAGGCTAAGGCCCACCCGCGGCTGTAATGCCTCAGATGATGATGAATATCAATAAAGTTACCAAATCGAATAAAACAGATGCCGCACGAGTATCTTAAGTTTCAGTTGAGTGAACAAAATTTCCTGTATGTCAGCATGTCACGTGTACCGTGTACGGCGTAATTAACAAATATGCTAGAGATATGAAATGAATTATTTCGAGCCACTTAATTGTAATGCCTCTGATGATTTTTATATCAATGAAAGCTAAAATATGCTTTGTATATCTGGCGACCCGACCGGTATTTTTTACGAACTTCGAAACAGACATattttgatataaataattttgtttacataaatcatttatttatgtaacaaCAATTCCGATGAATTATTAATGTCAAATTGAGTCCCAGTTGTGTTCTGCTTTTTAGGTACGTGACATATTGAGATCACTCTCCATTTTTTGTGCAACCACATCACATAAAATAAACAAGTGCTACGAGCCTCGACTTGCCTACATTAGCTTATAGGCAAAAAGGTTGAGATTGAATTCTGCATAAAGATTAATAACAGGTTGTCGGGGATTTTAGAAGGTCAAAGTCATGACTCATGAAGATATATAACGCGAAGTTTACATAGTGACTTTAGTGATAAAGAGAAATAATGCTAACCTGATATCATTTTTATTAGGTTCAAAGAAATAAAAGCGTTGTCGCTTAATTTAGACGATGCTTTAAAGCGTTACGTAAATTAAAAAATGTctaaaacgtttaatatttacaaaatggaCACTTATGTTTGACGCACAGCAGGAAAAACATCAATAACACTTAGGTATTATACTTTCAAGTGGTCAGGCTAGAAGACTGAATAAATTAGTATACCTGTACCTACTGATGATGCAAATGCACCTGCTTTGCGTGGCATTGAAAATGCTGATAGCTATAGgtatttactttaattttattccaCAGTCATTACAAAATTTTCTGGAATCACTTACTAACACTACACTTAGATAACAGATCATCCGATCA is part of the Leguminivora glycinivorella isolate SPB_JAAS2020 chromosome 3, LegGlyc_1.1, whole genome shotgun sequence genome and harbors:
- the LOC125224740 gene encoding venom peptide BmKAPI-like → MSRFVFIICVIISVVTAQTLDDVADQCTKPHERYTDCLKGECGPTACGDLGKLLVCPSIAPPCAGGCFCESGFVRNEKGDCIDAKTCLDCGGDPNAVTGCGNPCRPTCANPAGTPAAECMTFCQLNACDCKEGYVLNTDVDPPRCVIPTDCT